In Alphaproteobacteria bacterium US3C007, one genomic interval encodes:
- a CDS encoding selenium-binding protein SBP56-related protein, translated as MNKPMKPDPTFHASAKLAMQAPPENFAFTVMLGKDADQHDGLAVIDLRKGSKTYGEIVHKVMTETTGDEFHHFGWNACSSSLSPLSGHAFLERRYLIVPGIRSSRIFIFDVKDPLKAHIHKIIEPEELFEKTGYSRPHTIHCGPEGIYVSTLGGGGADGTDGPPGIFIMDCETFEIIGRYEMDRGAQDKHYDFWWNLPQDYMVSSEWGLPPQYENGVVPEDLLSNKYGHSIHFWDLRARKNIQTMDFGENYQMALEIRPAHDPTKSYGFCGVVVDTTNLQGAIFTWWRGDDGVWQSKKTITIDPRPEDPENLPDLLKGFGAVPPLVTDIDLSLDDKYLYVACWGLGEMHQYDVSDPMNPVLNGKVQLGGIATEHKHPNGKEVIYGPQMVEISRDGKRVYWTNSLYSSWDNQFYPHQEGGQMVMANVGEDGSFALDPDFYIDFPENTRAHQIRLEGGDCSTDSFCYPSV; from the coding sequence ATGAATAAACCGATGAAGCCGGATCCAACATTTCATGCATCCGCAAAACTAGCGATGCAAGCACCACCTGAAAATTTTGCATTTACGGTAATGCTGGGCAAAGACGCTGATCAACACGATGGACTAGCCGTTATTGACCTGCGCAAAGGGTCGAAAACCTATGGCGAGATTGTTCATAAGGTGATGACTGAAACCACTGGGGACGAATTTCACCACTTTGGCTGGAACGCGTGTTCATCATCTCTGTCGCCCTTATCGGGCCATGCATTTTTAGAACGCCGCTATCTGATCGTACCAGGCATTCGCTCGTCGCGTATTTTTATCTTTGATGTCAAAGATCCACTAAAGGCTCATATTCATAAAATTATTGAACCGGAAGAACTGTTCGAAAAGACAGGGTATTCGCGTCCCCATACAATTCATTGTGGGCCTGAAGGGATTTATGTATCAACTCTTGGTGGAGGCGGAGCTGATGGCACAGACGGCCCTCCCGGTATTTTCATCATGGATTGTGAAACATTTGAAATTATCGGTCGCTACGAAATGGATCGCGGTGCACAAGACAAACATTACGATTTTTGGTGGAACCTGCCACAAGACTATATGGTCAGTTCTGAATGGGGTCTGCCGCCCCAATATGAAAATGGCGTTGTACCAGAAGATTTACTGTCAAACAAATACGGCCATTCGATCCACTTCTGGGATCTGCGCGCACGCAAAAACATCCAAACGATGGATTTCGGTGAAAACTACCAGATGGCGTTAGAGATCCGCCCTGCCCATGATCCGACCAAATCTTATGGGTTCTGCGGTGTCGTGGTTGATACAACAAACTTACAAGGCGCGATTTTTACTTGGTGGCGTGGTGATGATGGTGTGTGGCAATCCAAGAAGACGATCACGATCGATCCACGCCCGGAAGATCCAGAAAACCTTCCTGATTTGCTTAAAGGCTTCGGAGCCGTGCCACCCTTGGTCACTGATATCGACCTGAGCCTTGACGATAAATACCTTTATGTCGCCTGTTGGGGCTTGGGCGAGATGCATCAATATGATGTATCTGATCCAATGAACCCCGTGCTCAACGGTAAGGTGCAGCTTGGCGGTATCGCCACCGAACATAAGCACCCTAACGGCAAGGAGGTTATCTACGGACCGCAAATGGTCGAGATCAGCCGCGACGGAAAAAGAGTGTATTGGACAAATTCGCTTTATTCTTCATGGGACAACCAGTTCTATCCGCATCAGGAAGGCGGGCAAATGGTGATGGCGAATGTTGGAGAAGATGGCAGTTTTGCCCTTGATCCTGACTTCTACATTGACTTCCCAGAGAACACCCGGGCCCACCAAATTCGTCTGGAAGGCGGCGATTGTTCCACCGATAGTTTCTGTTACCCCTCTGTATAA
- a CDS encoding IclR family transcriptional regulator codes for MSHISIGTFEVHLERLIHLLEIIAVVGRPISATEAQIASGLPKPTCYRLMQTLQEQGLIEEPNNDGRYVIGERLIRIALLGKSDVDVRRVAAPLLKVAATKFNETVFLARFRDGKVEIIHVETPDDPARAFIHPGLGERPMHACSCSKAIAAFTEQNFQDKILQGSLQAYTDHTKATREDLLAEFDIIRKQGFADCDQEIDIGISSVAAPITIGNIGATFSVGAVGPVRRFGTDYRHNIGRQLTQLATKISGAIQLCNVAEV; via the coding sequence GTGTCTCATATTTCAATAGGTACCTTTGAAGTGCATCTAGAACGTCTTATTCATTTGCTTGAAATTATCGCCGTCGTCGGTCGTCCGATCAGCGCAACCGAAGCGCAGATAGCAAGTGGGTTGCCAAAGCCAACCTGCTATCGCTTGATGCAAACATTGCAAGAACAAGGGCTGATCGAAGAACCAAACAATGACGGGCGCTATGTGATTGGTGAACGGCTGATCCGCATTGCTCTATTGGGAAAATCCGACGTGGATGTGCGCCGTGTTGCGGCGCCTCTTCTCAAAGTGGCCGCTACCAAATTCAATGAAACTGTGTTTCTGGCACGCTTCCGAGATGGCAAAGTGGAAATTATTCATGTCGAAACACCGGACGATCCCGCCCGTGCCTTCATCCATCCAGGGCTTGGTGAACGCCCGATGCATGCCTGTTCTTGTTCAAAGGCAATCGCAGCCTTCACAGAACAAAACTTTCAAGACAAAATTTTGCAAGGAAGTCTTCAAGCCTATACAGACCACACAAAGGCGACGCGAGAAGACCTGCTTGCAGAGTTCGATATCATCCGAAAGCAAGGTTTTGCCGATTGCGATCAAGAGATTGACATTGGCATCTCAAGCGTTGCCGCCCCAATAACAATCGGGAATATCGGTGCCACCTTTAGCGTCGGCGCAGTCGGACCCGTACGCAGGTTTGGCACAGATTACAGACATAATATCGGCCGTCAGCTGACACAGCTTGCAACAAAGATCAGCGGTGCCATTCAACTATGCAACGTGGCCGAGGTCTAA
- a CDS encoding S-(hydroxymethyl)glutathione dehydrogenase/class III alcohol dehydrogenase gives MRTRAAVALEAGKPLEVMDVELDGPRAGEVLVEIKATGLCHTDEFTRSGEDPEGIFPAILGHEGAGVVIEIGEGVTSLEVGDHVIPLYTPECRECEYCLNPKTNLCQKIRSTQGAGLLPDGSTRFKMLDGTPIHHYMGCSTFANHTVVPEIALAKVRKDAPFDKICYIGCGVTTGIGAVINTAKVEIGSTGVVFGLGGIGLNVIQGLRLAGADQIVGVDLNEGKVEMAKRFGMTDFVNPSKVAGDLVAHLVELTRGGADYTFDATGNVGVMRTALECAHKGWGESIIIGVAPAGAEISTRPFQLVTGRVWRGTAFGGASGRTDVPKIVDWYMDGKIEIDPMITHKLKLEDINHGFDLMHEGKSIRAVVEF, from the coding sequence ATGCGAACACGTGCTGCTGTCGCCTTGGAGGCTGGAAAACCACTTGAAGTTATGGACGTTGAACTCGACGGCCCGCGCGCTGGAGAGGTTTTGGTTGAGATCAAAGCTACAGGTCTATGTCATACAGATGAATTCACCCGTTCGGGCGAGGATCCGGAGGGCATTTTTCCGGCAATCTTGGGTCATGAAGGTGCAGGCGTAGTGATCGAAATTGGAGAAGGTGTGACCAGTCTAGAGGTGGGTGACCATGTGATCCCACTCTATACACCCGAATGCCGTGAATGCGAATATTGCTTAAATCCTAAAACTAATCTTTGCCAGAAAATCCGAAGTACCCAAGGCGCTGGGCTTTTGCCTGACGGATCGACACGATTCAAAATGCTCGATGGGACGCCAATCCACCATTATATGGGATGTTCTACCTTCGCCAATCACACCGTTGTGCCCGAAATTGCTCTGGCGAAAGTTCGAAAGGACGCTCCGTTTGATAAAATTTGTTACATTGGTTGTGGTGTCACAACCGGCATAGGGGCAGTGATCAACACTGCTAAAGTTGAGATTGGGTCAACTGGCGTGGTCTTCGGCCTTGGCGGTATTGGACTCAATGTTATCCAAGGTTTGCGCCTTGCGGGGGCAGACCAAATCGTTGGCGTTGACCTGAACGAGGGTAAAGTCGAGATGGCCAAGCGGTTTGGTATGACCGATTTCGTGAACCCTTCAAAAGTGGCCGGGGATCTGGTTGCGCATCTGGTTGAGCTGACACGCGGTGGTGCGGATTACACATTTGACGCCACTGGCAACGTGGGCGTTATGCGCACGGCGCTGGAATGCGCGCACAAGGGGTGGGGCGAAAGCATCATTATCGGCGTCGCGCCTGCTGGCGCAGAGATTAGCACAAGACCGTTCCAATTGGTAACAGGGCGGGTTTGGCGCGGTACTGCATTTGGTGGCGCATCCGGGCGCACCGATGTACCCAAAATCGTGGATTGGTACATGGACGGCAAGATCGAAATCGACCCGATGATCACTCATAAATTGAAGCTAGAGGATATCAACCACGGGTTCGATTTGATGCATGAAGGCAAATCTATCCGCGCCGTCGTGGAGTTTTAA
- a CDS encoding MBL fold metallo-hydrolase, whose translation MRQSSPEVHTFFDEATNAACHIVKDPASNAVAIIDSILDFDAAAGSTETTHADKLIDEITRNDWQVAWILETHVHADHLSAAPYLAEKLGGKIAIGANITAVQKVFGKIFNAGTEFEMDGSQFDRLFANGDVFDIGNLNVTVMHTPGHTPACVTYVIGDAAFIGDTLFMPDFGTARADFPGGSATNLYASIQRILKLPEETRLFLCHDYKTKTRETFCWQTTVAEQKAKNVHVGGGKSEKEFVDFRTKRDAQLAMPKLIIPSIQVNMNAGHMPAADMDGDVYLKVPINKL comes from the coding sequence ATGCGGCAGTCCTCTCCCGAGGTGCATACGTTCTTTGATGAAGCCACGAACGCAGCTTGTCATATCGTAAAAGACCCAGCTTCAAACGCTGTGGCGATTATCGATTCCATCTTGGATTTTGACGCCGCAGCGGGCAGTACCGAAACGACCCATGCTGATAAGCTGATCGATGAAATCACGCGAAATGACTGGCAGGTCGCTTGGATACTCGAGACCCATGTGCACGCCGATCACCTGTCTGCTGCACCCTACCTGGCCGAAAAGCTGGGTGGCAAAATTGCGATAGGAGCCAATATAACCGCCGTTCAAAAAGTTTTTGGCAAGATCTTTAATGCAGGTACCGAATTTGAGATGGACGGCAGCCAATTCGACAGATTGTTCGCAAATGGGGATGTCTTTGACATCGGTAACCTTAATGTCACAGTGATGCACACGCCGGGGCATACGCCTGCCTGTGTAACCTACGTCATCGGCGATGCTGCCTTTATCGGTGACACGTTATTTATGCCCGATTTTGGCACCGCTCGTGCAGATTTCCCGGGCGGGTCTGCAACCAATCTTTATGCTTCTATACAACGCATATTAAAGTTGCCTGAAGAGACGCGCTTGTTCTTGTGCCACGACTACAAAACCAAAACGCGTGAGACGTTCTGCTGGCAAACAACAGTAGCAGAACAAAAGGCAAAAAACGTTCATGTCGGTGGTGGCAAATCCGAAAAAGAATTCGTTGACTTTCGGACCAAGCGGGATGCGCAATTGGCAATGCCGAAACTTATTATTCCATCAATTCAAGTGAACATGAATGCAGGCCACATGCCTGCCGCTGATATGGACGGAGACGTCTACCTGAAAGTGCCAATTAACAAACTGTAA
- a CDS encoding FAD/NAD(P)-binding oxidoreductase → MADHQILIVGGGAAGIATAASLHKRDASLDIAIIERSTTHYYQPGWTMVGAGVFKKEETARSTASVMPSYVTQIRGTVASFQPDENSVRLEDGKVLTYGSLVVAAGLKLDWAAIEGLEEALGRNGVTSNYRYDLAPYTWELVQKMRGEKAIFTQPPMPIKCAGAPQKAMYLSCSTWMQVGKIKDIDVSFCNAGPVLFGCADYVPPLMEYVDRYGINLDFGYNLVKVDGPNQIATFKVAKEGEDPRLVERKFDMLHVCPPQCAPDFIKDSPLANEAGWMAVDQSTMQSTIAPNIFGLGDVTSTPNAKTAAAARKQAPIVADNLIAQMKEAAMPQAYDGYGSCPLTVEHGKIILAEFGYGGKLMPSFPWDSTKPRRAAWFLKKSVLPWIYWNAMLKGKEWLAKTTS, encoded by the coding sequence ATGGCAGATCATCAAATACTTATCGTAGGTGGCGGAGCCGCGGGTATCGCAACGGCAGCCAGCCTGCATAAACGGGACGCGTCTCTGGATATAGCTATTATCGAGCGCTCAACGACCCATTACTACCAGCCAGGCTGGACCATGGTGGGTGCGGGCGTTTTCAAAAAAGAAGAAACGGCACGATCCACGGCCAGTGTCATGCCTTCTTATGTGACACAAATAAGAGGGACCGTTGCATCGTTTCAACCAGATGAGAATAGCGTCAGGCTTGAAGATGGAAAGGTGCTTACCTATGGCTCTCTCGTAGTGGCGGCGGGGCTTAAGCTAGATTGGGCTGCGATTGAGGGGCTTGAGGAAGCGCTTGGTCGAAACGGTGTGACCTCGAACTACCGATATGATCTTGCACCCTACACATGGGAACTGGTTCAAAAAATGCGCGGGGAAAAAGCTATTTTCACCCAACCGCCTATGCCGATCAAATGCGCAGGCGCGCCGCAAAAAGCAATGTACTTGTCATGCTCAACCTGGATGCAGGTGGGTAAAATCAAAGATATCGATGTGTCATTCTGCAATGCAGGGCCGGTCCTCTTCGGCTGCGCAGATTATGTGCCTCCGCTAATGGAATATGTTGACCGCTACGGTATAAATCTCGACTTTGGGTATAATCTGGTGAAGGTCGACGGCCCCAATCAGATAGCAACCTTCAAGGTGGCCAAAGAAGGCGAAGACCCGCGGCTGGTAGAGCGCAAATTTGATATGCTGCATGTCTGTCCACCCCAATGCGCGCCAGACTTTATCAAAGACAGCCCCCTTGCAAACGAAGCTGGCTGGATGGCTGTTGACCAATCGACGATGCAAAGCACTATCGCCCCAAATATCTTTGGCCTTGGGGATGTGACCTCAACCCCAAATGCCAAAACAGCAGCCGCCGCGCGTAAACAAGCCCCAATTGTGGCTGACAATCTGATTGCGCAGATGAAGGAAGCTGCGATGCCGCAAGCCTATGATGGGTATGGATCGTGCCCGTTAACCGTCGAACACGGCAAAATTATTTTGGCAGAGTTCGGTTATGGTGGAAAACTCATGCCCAGCTTTCCGTGGGACAGCACAAAGCCAAGGCGCGCCGCATGGTTCCTAAAAAAGTCAGTTCTGCCCTGGATCTATTGGAATGCCATGTTGAAAGGCAAAGAATGGCTGGCAAAAACGACCTCTTAG
- a CDS encoding tyrosine-type recombinase/integrase — protein sequence MRQAQTLNEAQLRRVIHYCRSRRHPIRDETIILVSFYAGLRAKEIAALTVGNIFDEDGAVRTQFILSAQQSKGGQTRTVYLNQRLRKALREYGDYIRLADPQRPLFASQKGGHFSANTMCQLFLDIYKAIGLKDASSHSGRRTYITRLANKGVGVRLLAALAGHSHISTTQRYIDVNSDQLSEAVELL from the coding sequence ATGCGCCAGGCACAAACACTAAATGAAGCTCAACTACGCAGGGTTATACACTACTGCCGCAGCAGACGTCATCCAATTCGTGATGAGACCATTATACTGGTTAGTTTCTACGCAGGCCTCCGAGCCAAGGAAATCGCAGCACTCACAGTGGGTAACATATTTGATGAAGACGGTGCTGTTCGCACACAGTTCATCTTAAGCGCACAGCAGAGCAAAGGTGGGCAAACGCGCACGGTGTATCTTAATCAGCGCTTGCGTAAGGCTCTGCGCGAGTACGGTGATTATATCCGCCTCGCAGATCCACAGCGCCCGCTGTTTGCCAGTCAAAAGGGCGGTCATTTCTCGGCCAACACAATGTGCCAGCTGTTCTTGGACATATACAAAGCAATTGGCCTCAAGGACGCCTCAAGTCATTCAGGTCGTAGGACCTATATTACCCGTTTGGCCAACAAGGGTGTAGGCGTGCGATTGCTTGCGGCGCTTGCAGGGCATTCGCATATATCCACAACACAGAGGTACATAGATGTGAACTCTGACCAGTTGAGCGAAGCAGTAGAGTTACTTTAG